The Polyangium aurulentum genomic interval CATGCGCGACGATCCGGCCCCGCTCGATCGCCATACCGAGCTGACCCTCGACGTCTCGGGCGACGTGACGGGCGCCGCGGAGATCTGCTATGCGCACCGCGGGAGGCTCTTTCATGCCGTCTCGCAGCTCCCCGGCGCCGTGGGCCTCGTGCAGCGCGGGCCCACGATTCGTCGCTACGATCGCTACCTCAATCACGCGGTGCGCGACGCGGAGATCGTCCGATTGACGCTCACGCTGATGTTCGAAGGGGCCTGACCGGCCTCACTCGGCCGTCTTCGCGCAGCGGAAGCCCGTGCTCACATGCCCGCTCGTGCGCTCGTAGGCGAGCCGGAACGTCGTCTTCGCGACCGAGGGCGAGAAATCCCACGAGCCGCCCCGCAAGACGCCGTTATCCGCCTGCGGCGCGAGCGGGTCTTTGCGGTCGCCGCGCGCGTACGCCGAAGGATCCCAGCCGTCGGCCACCCATTCCCAGACGTTGCCGGCCATGTCGAGCACGCCGGAGGCGCTCTTCGCGCCGGGGAACGAGCCCACCTCGATCGTGCCCTTGGGCCTTCCCGCGCAGCCTTCGCGGGGCGCGCGCGCGAAATTGCCCATCTCGCACGTGGGCGCCTCGTTCCCCCACGGATAGAGCCGCTCGTCCGTGCCCCGCGCCGCGTATTCCCACTCCGCCTCGGTGGGCAGCCGCTTGCCGACGAACGCGCAATAGGCCGCCGCCTGGCCCTGATCCACGCAGTTGATCGGGTGCCTCGCGCGCTCCGGATTCGCCCCGGTGCAATGGGCGCCGAACTTCGCGACCTCGTTCTCGTCCACCTTCTTCCCGTGCACCCCCGTCGGCGTGCACTTGCCCGCCGCCACGCAACGCGCGTAATCGCCGGCCGTGACCTCGACGCGGTCCATGAAGAACGGCTTCGAGATCGTCACCGTGTGCGGGGGCCGCTCGGTCTTGCCCTCCTTCGCGTGCCCCATCACGAAGCGCCCCGCGGGCACGAGCACCATGTCCTCGGGCGCGGCCGGCACCTCGAGGCCCCCCAGCTCGGGAGCGAATCGCATCACCGCGGGCGCCTTCTGCGGCGCACGATAACGCTGCGCCGCGACGATCCCGGCCGCGAGCAACGCGCCCACCGCCACCGCCGCCACCCCGGCCAGGAGCGGCTTTCGCGTTCGTGGTGCGCTGCTGCTCGTCGCGATTTGCGGCGACGAGCCCTGCGGCGACGTCGTGCGCGGCCCCCCGGCGTCCGTGGGTATCGTGGGAGGCAGCTCGGCCGCCGCATTTTCGACCGGCGCGGCGAGCGCCTCGGTGAGCGCGTCCCAGAAGCCCCGCGCCGACGTGAAGCGGCCCCGCGGCTCGATGGCGAGCGCCTTCTGGAACACGCGCTCCACGGCGTCGCTCGTGCGCACCCCGCGGGCTCGCGGCGTCGGTCGCACGGCGACGTCGGTCGTGGCGATGTAGAGCTGGGTCGCGTCGTCCCCCTCGAGCGCCTGCTTGCCCGAGGCGAGCTCGACGAGCAGGAGCGCGAGGGCATACACGTCGGTCCACGGCCCCGTGGCCCCGAATCGCCGGTTGAACTGCTCGGGCGCGCCGTAATGCGGCGTGAACATCGAGGGCGTGGCCCCCGTCGACTCGAGCGCGCGCGTGATCGACGCATTATCGGCGATGACCTTGGCAATCCCGAAATCGAGCACCTTGAGCGTGCGCGTGCCCCCGACCTCCGCGAGAAAGAGGTTCGCCGGCTTCAGATCGCGATGCACGACGCCCATCCCGTGGGCGGTGGCCATCGCGAGCGCTGCCGGCTCCATGATCCGCGCCGCCTCGGCGAGCGGCATCCCGGCCTTTCCCTCGCGCGCGCGGCGCTCCATGAGCTCCTCGAGCGTCTCGCCCCGCAGCCATTCGAGCACGAGGTAAGGCGTCCAGACCCCCGAAGGCGCGGTCTCTGCGCCCACGTCGAGGGCTTGCACGACCGAGGCGGTTGCGCGCGAGAGCTTGCGCAGGAGCCGTCCCTCGTCGAGGAAGCTCTGATGAAAGCGCTCGCGCTCCTCGGGGGGCAGCCCGGGGGGGATCTTCAGGC includes:
- a CDS encoding bifunctional serine/threonine-protein kinase/formylglycine-generating enzyme family protein; amino-acid sequence: MTSPPLVDPFAWVGQTLGGKYRVDAVLGEGGFGVVYRAQHLGLGEPIAIKCLKIPPGLPPEERERFHQSFLDEGRLLRKLSRATASVVQALDVGAETAPSGVWTPYLVLEWLRGETLEELMERRAREGKAGMPLAEAARIMEPAALAMATAHGMGVVHRDLKPANLFLAEVGGTRTLKVLDFGIAKVIADNASITRALESTGATPSMFTPHYGAPEQFNRRFGATGPWTDVYALALLLVELASGKQALEGDDATQLYIATTDVAVRPTPRARGVRTSDAVERVFQKALAIEPRGRFTSARGFWDALTEALAAPVENAAAELPPTIPTDAGGPRTTSPQGSSPQIATSSSAPRTRKPLLAGVAAVAVGALLAAGIVAAQRYRAPQKAPAVMRFAPELGGLEVPAAPEDMVLVPAGRFVMGHAKEGKTERPPHTVTISKPFFMDRVEVTAGDYARCVAAGKCTPTGVHGKKVDENEVAKFGAHCTGANPERARHPINCVDQGQAAAYCAFVGKRLPTEAEWEYAARGTDERLYPWGNEAPTCEMGNFARAPREGCAGRPKGTIEVGSFPGAKSASGVLDMAGNVWEWVADGWDPSAYARGDRKDPLAPQADNGVLRGGSWDFSPSVAKTTFRLAYERTSGHVSTGFRCAKTAE